From Nicotiana tabacum cultivar K326 chromosome 22, ASM71507v2, whole genome shotgun sequence, one genomic window encodes:
- the LOC107805177 gene encoding transcription factor UNE12 — translation MANNPSEGPDDFFDQILGFPAYNGAEQNLAGNDGGAIPPAMMLQLNSGDVSGQFSGVGLGVGLGGGGGGFHHPSQSGSFPLGLSLEGGKSGFMKMDDVSAVPGRRFRDDVVDSRASSSVKPGFHGQPMPSMPHPPAIRPRVRARRGQATDPHSIAERLRRERIAERIRALQELVPSVNKTDRAVMLDEIVDYVKFLRLQVKVLSMSRLGGAGAVAPLVTDIPISSVEEESSEGGNNQPAWEKWSSDGTERQVAKLMEENVGSAMQFLQSKALCIMPISLASAIYHSQPPDTSSLIKPETNPP, via the exons ATGGCTAACAACCCCTCAGAGGGACCAGATGATTTCTTTGACCAAATCTTGGGATTCCCAGCTTATAACGGAGCAGAACAAAATTTGGCGGGAAATGATGGCGGAGCAATTCCGCCGGCGATGATGCTGCAGCTGAACTCCGGCGATGTGTCGGGTCAGTTTTCAGGAGTGGGTCTTGGTGTTGGActaggtggtggtggtggtgggttCCATCATCCATCTCAGTCCGGTTCTTTTCCATTGGGGTTGAGTTTAGAGGGAGGGAAAAGTGGATTTATGAAGATGGATGATGTTTCAGCAGTACCTGGAAGGAGATTTAGAGATGATGTTGTTGATAGCAGAGCTTCTTCTTCTGTCAAACCT GGTTTTCATGGCCAACCGATGCCTTCAATGCCACATCCCCCAGCAATACGTCCAAGGGTAAGAGCAAGGCGAGGACAAGCTACTGATCCACACAGCATTGCAGAGAGG TTACGTAGAGAGAGGATAGCAGAAAGAATTAGAGCATTGCAAGAGTTGGTTCCCAGTGTCAATAAG ACTGATAGAGCCGTAATGCTTGATGAAATTGTAGATTATGTCAAGTTCCTACGCCTGCAAGTGAAG GTGTTGAGTATGAGTAGGTTGGGAGGAGCTGGTGCAGTGGCACCACTTGTTACAGACATTCCAATATCATCAGTAGAG GAAGAGAGCAGTGAAGGTGGAAATAACCAACCAGCCTGGGAAAAGTGGTCAAGTGATGGTACAGAAAGGCAAGTGGCCAAACTTATGGAAGAAAATGTTGGTTCTGCAATGCAATTTCTTCAGTCTAAGGCACTATGTATTATGCCTATTTCTCTTGCATCAGCAATTTACCACTCTCAACCACCAGATACATCAAGTCTTATTAAGCCAGAAACTAATCCTCCTTAG
- the LOC107805176 gene encoding uncharacterized protein LOC107805176 gives MKFSWQIAVFSTVLFILASGSYSIENFHQAFPIIEPDPGHTKLRLAREGLEAIEKITTPIAAVAVIGPYRSGKSFTLNQLLSLSCYEGFGVGHMRDTKTKGIWVWGTPIEMDINGVKTSVFYLDTEGFESIGKSNVYDDRIFALATVMSSVLIYNLPETIREADISRLSFAVELAEEFYGRVKGQDVAFEPAKLLWLIQRDFLQGKSVQEMVDEALRHVPNSDGDKNIDQVNRIRDSLAIMGDNSTAFSLPQPHLQRTKLCDMKDAELDPLYVKKREQLKEVVASIIRPKIVQGKSLTGKEFVSFLEQILEALNKGEIPSTGSLVEVFNKGILDRCLKLYNERTANMVLPMPGESLQKVHEEHKEAAMNLFDEQHFGRHHAKKSVDKLDEEIEKVYKNILLANEYQSSKLCEALYTRCEDKMDHLQVLKLPTMAKFNAGFLQCNQSFHSECVGPSKINYEKRMIKMLEKSKSLFIKDYNNRLFNWLVAFSLFMVVVGRFIIKFILVEIGAWILFIFLETYTRMFWSAESLYYNPAWHFIVATWETLVYSPILDLDRWAIPMCVIVVIFVIYWRCYGRRKHGPRWLLPVYSNPKDQHRTE, from the exons ATGAAGTTTTCTTGGCAAATCGCCGTTTTCTCTACCGTTCTTTTCATTCTCGCATCTGGGTCTTATTCTATTGAGAATTTTCATCAAGC GTTTCCTATTATAGAGCCTGATCCTGGTCACACGAAACTTCGCCTTGCAAGAGAAGGATTGGAGGCAATTGAGAAGATAACCACACCCATTGCAGCTGTTGCT GTTATTGGTCCATACCGTTCGGGAAAATCATTTACCCTTAATCAGCTTCTTTCCCTATCTTGTTATGAAG GTTTTGGTGTTGGGCATATGCGTGATACAAAGACAAAAG GGATATGGGTTTGGGGCACTCCAATAGAGATGGATATCAATGGAGTAAAAACTTCTGTGTTTTACCTTGACACAGAAGGTTTTGAAAGCATTGGAAAGTCAAATGTATATGATGACCG GATTTTTGCCCTTGCAACTGTTATGAGTTCTGTGCTTATATACAATCTCCCCGAGACG ATACGTGAAGCTGACATATCCCGGCTGTCATTCGCAGTTGAACTCGCCGAGGAGTTCTATGGAAG AGTAAAG GGACAAGATGTTGCGTTTGAACCTGCGAAGCTACTATGGCTCATCCAGCGTGATTTTCTTC AAGGAAAATCTGTGCAAGAAATGGTTGATGAAGCTCTACGACATGTCCCTAATAGTGATG gtgataaaaatattgatcaG GTGAACCGGATTCGAGATTCTTTGGCCATAATGGGTGATAATAGCACAGCCTTCAGCTTACCACAA CCCCATCTTCAGCGCACAAAGCTTTGTGACATGAAGGATGCTGAGCTTGATCCTCTTTATGTCAAGAAGAGGGAGCAATTAAAAGAAGTTGTAGCATCTATTATTCGTCCAAAAATTGTCCAGGGTAAATCTCTCACCGGGAAGGAGTTCGTATCTTTCCTTGAGCAG ATTCTTGAAGCATTGAATAAAGGGGAGATTCCATCCACAGGGTCCCTTGTGGAAGTCTTCAACAAGGGTATTCTGGATCGGTGTTTGAAACTGTACAATGAGCGGACGGCTAACATGGTTTTACCAATGCCAGGGGAGTCTTTGCAAAAGGTTCATGAAGAGCACAAAGAGGCAGCGATGAACCTCTTTGATGAACAGCATTTTGGTCGTCACCATGCAAAAAAATCAGTTGATAAATTGGACGAAGAGATTGAAAAG GTGTATAAGAATATCTTGTTGGCGAATGAATATCAATCCTCAAAGCTGTGTGAAGCTTTGTATACTAGATGTGAGGACAAAATGGACCATCTTCAGGTCCTCAAACTTCCTACAATGGCAAAGTTCAATGCTGGCTTCCTCCAATGCAACCAAAGCTTTCACAGTGAATGTGTTGGACCTTCTAAAATCAACTATGAAAAGCGGATGATCAAG ATGCTGGAGAAGTCAAAGTCGTTATTTATTAAGGACTATAATAACAGACTCTTTAATTGGTTGGTCGCTTTTTCACTGTTCATGGTGGTGGTTGGACGATTCATCATAAAGTTTATTCTGGTCGAGATTGGAGCATGGATTCTCTTTATCTTCTTAGAAACATATACAAGGATGTTTTGGTCTGCAGAGTCACTTTACTACAATCCAGCGTGGCATTTTATTGTAGCTacttgggaaacacttgtgtatAGTCCAATCCTTGATCTGGACAG GTGGGCGATCCCAATGTGTGTAATTGTTGTAATCTTTGTGATTTATTGGCGATGTTATGGGAGAAGGAAACATGGCCCCAGGTGGTTGTTACCTGTGTACAGCAATCCTAAAGACCAGCATAGAACAGAATAG